ACTGTAGTAGAGTAGTTGCTGGTGATTGAACGTCAGCTGATATCCGTGTATGgctgtcacacacacacacacatcctctctctctctcggcgcctctcccctcctccatttctcttctgttttgcGCTTCTTCGTTCTCCGCGTCCTGGACGTTTTGCTACGCGTATGTCCCActccatttttttcttctctttcttctctttcttcctcctcgccacgTGGGAGCTGAGAACCAGCCCTTTTGAGTTGCGAGACGCTTGGCACCGAGGTCGCGGCTTGCATCTTCTCCTCACACCTTCCTGCTCTCACCCGTGTACCATCATCGCGGAGAAGGTCCGAGATGCAGTCGCAACAGCGCCACTACACCGCGTCCTCCACACTCTGCCCGACACTTAGCGGTGCAGATGTCACCTCAACGCCGGTGTTCATTCTCGATCTGGGTAGCCGTACCATCAAGTCGGGTCTGCACACCGCTACAACCCCGCACCTCACACCCGCTCTTGCTGGCACCCCAAAGTACCCACGCTGTCTACCAGAGACGTCACCTTCCTCCGATCTAAGTagcagcatcagcaccaGCCGTTTCGTAGTAGGacgtgacgctgccgctcgacGCAGCCTTCTGCGGCTCAGTCGGCCCATTCAGCACGGAGGGGTCATCAAGGACTGGGCGGACGCACGAGCTCTGTTGCTGCAAAGTATTCAGAATGCCCTGACCCCTCCGCCCTTGTCACCAGTGGCGCGGCAGTCTTTGGTGaaagagggcgaagaggtgATCTACTCACTCGTCGAGAGCCCCTTTGCGtctcgacagcagcgagccaGGTGGGCAGAACTCCTCTTTGAAAGCCCTGGCCAGGAATCCGTTGTGAGCGATGGcggcaagcagcagcgcgtgaaTCCTCGTGCGGCCGGTGTGTTCTGCGGCGTGGGTCCGCTACTAGCCTTGTATGCCACCGGGCAAACAACCGGTCTCGTCATCGACGTCGGCGACGGTGCTGTtagcaccgccgcggcagtcGACGGCTATGTTCTGCCTCAGTGTCTCCAGCGAGAGGCAGACAGCGCAACAGGGGCGGTCGTTACGTCGTACTTGACGCGCTTGTTGTACCAAAGCGGCGTCCTCGgcccagctgctgtggcaccGTCGCTCTTTGGCACCACAACAAGCAACTTCAGTaacggtgctggcgccggcACCCAGCAGGAGCGCGAGCTGGTTTACGCAATCAAGGAGGCGTGCTGCAATGTATCTGCCACGCCGCTCTTTTCGACCAAGTCGTCCCCTGCCACGGcaggcgccagcgctgctgccacaccgTCTCTCGACGAGCTTAACTCTGCCCTgattgccgctgctcagcgcACACAGGACAGCAGGTTTGGTGGCAATGGTGCAGCCCACGCCGGTGCCCCGTCCTCGCGCCCCTTCACTCTCCCAGACGGCCGAGTTGTGGAGGTTagcgctgcggatgccgcaCAAGCATCTGAGGTGCTCTTCTATCCAGTTCTTATGGGGAGTGAGGGCCGCGGCGTGGTTGACGTGGCGCTGGACGCTGTGGCCGCCGCCCCGGTGGAATTGCAGTCGCAGCTGCTTGGAAACCTTGTCGTGACGGGTGGTGCGACGTGCAGCACAGGTTTTGGATGCCGTTTCTTTaaggagatgcagcagcgtgttCGCGGAAGTGCTGTATTGTCCACCGGCGGCACCTCGAATcagcgcctctgtgtgtccGCCCCAGAGCAACGCGCCTACGCAGCGTGGATGGGGGCCAGTTACGTGGCACAGCTATCGTCGTTTGCAAGCAGCATGGTCGTGACGCGCGCGGTCTATGaagaagagggtgagagcgCCCTAGCAAGGAAACTGCTGACATAGACGCGGTGCTGACGTCTGTGACTCCTCTGTTCAGGCCGGGTGCATCTGCATCGCTTTCCCActgccgcggtggcgtgGTTCAGCTCACAACAAATTCATACATGTACAAATGTGAGAGGAAAAAAATACACACGAATGGAGGGACCACTAAGCAAAAGGGAGGGACTTGCCGTTTGTGTTTCCTTTTTGTGTTCTTATGATGGGGGGAGTGGATGAAGTAGTGCTTGTATGTGCGCGCTGGCTCCCCCGCTtcccctcactctccctcAGGCTTCTTGGCTCAAGGCAACCAGTGCACTCAGGTCATTTATGTTATCGAGCACCTTCGCTTCACCACCGTCAAATTCGCCGTATCTTCGCCTTCGACCTCTCTCAATttctctgcgcctctctgctgcctttcctcttcgcctGTAGTAGGGAGTTAGTCCTTTATGTGTTGTGTTGGCGTACCTGTTGTCGTTCTCTTAtatccctccctccccccttccccttccatCGTCGTTCCTTCTTGAGGCGACTTGGGGAAGTGGTGGCTCCGTCATTGCACGCCGGCACACGTCACAGATACACAGACATACTCTCACAGGCACATTGCGCACACCGATCAACTCATCCATCTATCACTTGCTCACTCTCTGGGCAGATCATATACACGCAGCAAATTGGAATACACACTGAGTTCTCTAGTCATTCGCGGAGGTGTACCTCCACTCCCCTGCcctcatctccccccccctctctctccttttttttccattgTTCCAACTCACCTCCGAGGTGTACCGCTTCTGTACTCTTCTCTGTTGGTTGTTCCTCCGGCTCTATTCATCCTCTTGGCCacttgcctctctcgctctctctctcctcgccgcAACGGTCGaacctctctccctctaccctTATCCCTACCCCTTCTACCTCGAACAGCCCTGCACCTGCGTCTCGAACTCGCacaggcggtggcgcagcaacaCTACTCGggcgcctcctctttgctGCTTCTGACGTTTGCTCGCTCACCAATAGGGctaaaacgaaaaaaaagggagaagaacagtgttcgtgtgtgttcgtgtgtgtgtccactGCACCCGTACCGTGTCAAACCGGCAGCCTCGTCCGtattgcctctctctttctctgtctcacCTGTACGAACGTATTCGCACAAGTGACTTATACACACTGGAAAAAGAAGCACTGTAGCAaatttctcttctctcaccccccccctacaccccaccccaccccacccatAACTTTGCACtacacctcccctccctccctcccctctccctcgtgcgTCGCTTACCAGTTGGAGTTCACAACTTCTTTTAAAACGCAGGACTTTTTATCCGCCACatcctttgccttctctccgTTCCTCGCCTTTCTATCGACCGTGCGTGTTGTCCCTTGTTCCAGTGCTCTCATTCCTCATCTCGAGAAAGAGTACCCGTGCCAGTCGCTACGCGTGCGGCTAACAGCCGATTACTTTCCGCCGACACCTCGCCACGCCACGCCTCCCCGCCATTTTTCTTGTTGGTCTGCTTCATGGCGCTTCTGTGGTTGCTTCTGCACTTTTCGTCTGTCTGTTTCCTACCGTCACCCACGTGTACACCATACGCACGCATTTAACTGTGCCCCTTtatctcttctctctccgcc
This DNA window, taken from Leishmania panamensis strain MHOM/PA/94/PSC-1 chromosome 34 sequence, encodes the following:
- a CDS encoding actin-like protein, putative (TriTrypDB/GeneDB-style sysID: LpmP.34.0720), with the protein product MQSQQRHYTASSTLCPTLSGADVTSTPVFILDLGSRTIKSGLHTATTPHLTPALAGTPKYPRCLPETSPSSDLSSSISTSRFVVGRDAAARRSLLRLSRPIQHGGVIKDWADARALLLQSIQNALTPPPLSPVARQSLVKEGEEVIYSLVESPFASRQQRARWAELLFESPGQESVVSDGGKQQRVNPRAAGVFCGVGPLLALYATGQTTGLVIDVGDGAVSTAAAVDGYVLPQCLQREADSATGAVVTSYLTRLLYQSGVLGPAAVAPSLFGTTTSNFSNGAGAGTQQERELVYAIKEACCNVSATPLFSTKSSPATAGASAAATPSLDELNSALIAAAQRTQDSRFGGNGAAHAGAPSSRPFTLPDGRVVEVSAADAAQASEVLFYPVLMGSEGRGVVDVALDAVAAAPVELQSQLLGNLVVTGGATCSTGFGCRFFKEMQQRVRGSAVLSTGGTSNQRLCVSAPEQRAYAAWMGASYVAQLSSFASSMVVTRAVYEEEGESALARKLLT